The Streptomyces sp. NBC_01689 genome includes a window with the following:
- a CDS encoding fatty acyl-AMP ligase, with amino-acid sequence MTAAFTTFTQLMRERVAALGDADAQVFLRDVSEAEHLTYSTLDRRARALAVRLHELGSQGRPVLLLYPPGPEFLVAFTGCLYAGAIAVPAPLPGDRGERLQRVSGILRDTAATLVLTDSEHAADTSLWLAVTGRGETVCLATDLDDTTSADAWRAPRVGPDDIAFLQYTSGSTSKPRGVMVSHRNLMANQQALQHLLGTTADDRFANWLPHYHDMGLIAHVLHPLWLGTLSVQLSPVSFIKRPVSWLRAIGEYGLTVSGGPNFCYDLCTRRVTDAHLAELDLSSWRLALCGAEPVRAQTLDAFARRFASAGLRAASLYPGYGLAETTLVVSGGRPGVPARRLTVDATALEQDELRAPAEGAPTRTLVGSGKAHDFDLRVVDPLAGVELPPGRVGEIWLRGDSVAQGYWRQPLETDETFHATLEGAPEDSPGDFLRTGDLGAVHDGELYITGRLKEVIILNGRNIYPQDVEWAIRETGPALAAGHGAVFTVGADREQLVVIHEARLPRADTDRLRELACGIQTLVGQDFDVPAGNVVLVRPGTVRRTTSGKIQRTLMRSLFLRGEITPLHDVLDPAVRALITPSEVPSGESAPTMVRSS; translated from the coding sequence TTGACCGCTGCATTCACCACCTTCACCCAGCTGATGCGGGAACGGGTCGCCGCGCTCGGCGACGCGGACGCCCAGGTGTTCCTGCGGGACGTCAGCGAAGCCGAACACCTCACCTACTCCACTCTCGACCGCCGCGCCCGCGCCCTGGCGGTACGGCTGCACGAACTCGGCTCCCAGGGCCGGCCCGTGCTGCTCCTGTACCCACCCGGCCCGGAATTCCTCGTCGCGTTCACGGGCTGCCTGTACGCCGGCGCGATCGCCGTGCCCGCCCCGCTCCCCGGCGACCGGGGCGAACGGCTGCAGCGGGTCTCCGGCATCCTGCGGGACACCGCGGCCACGCTGGTGCTGACCGACTCCGAGCACGCGGCGGACACCTCCTTGTGGCTGGCCGTGACCGGCCGAGGAGAAACGGTTTGCCTGGCCACCGACCTCGACGACACCACGTCCGCCGACGCCTGGCGCGCCCCCCGCGTCGGCCCCGACGACATCGCCTTCCTGCAGTACACCTCCGGCTCCACCAGCAAACCGCGCGGCGTCATGGTCAGCCACCGCAACCTGATGGCCAACCAGCAGGCGCTGCAGCACCTGCTGGGCACCACCGCCGACGACCGCTTCGCCAACTGGCTGCCGCACTACCACGACATGGGCCTCATCGCCCATGTGCTGCACCCCCTGTGGCTGGGCACCCTGAGCGTCCAGCTCTCCCCGGTCTCCTTCATCAAACGGCCCGTCAGCTGGCTGCGCGCGATCGGCGAGTACGGTCTGACCGTGAGCGGCGGCCCGAACTTCTGCTACGACCTGTGCACCCGCCGGGTCACCGACGCCCACCTCGCCGAACTCGACCTGTCCAGCTGGCGCCTGGCCCTGTGCGGCGCCGAACCCGTCCGCGCGCAGACCCTGGACGCCTTCGCCCGCCGCTTCGCCTCCGCCGGCCTGCGCGCCGCGAGTCTCTACCCCGGCTACGGGCTCGCCGAGACCACCCTGGTGGTCTCCGGCGGCCGGCCGGGCGTCCCGGCCCGCCGGCTGACCGTGGACGCGACCGCCCTGGAACAGGACGAACTGCGGGCCCCGGCCGAGGGCGCGCCCACCCGCACCCTGGTCGGCTCGGGCAAGGCCCACGACTTCGACCTGCGGGTCGTCGACCCGCTGGCGGGCGTGGAACTGCCCCCCGGACGCGTCGGGGAGATCTGGCTGCGCGGCGACAGCGTCGCCCAGGGCTACTGGCGCCAGCCCCTGGAGACCGACGAGACCTTCCACGCCACACTGGAAGGCGCCCCCGAGGACAGTCCCGGCGACTTCCTGCGCACCGGTGACCTGGGCGCCGTCCACGACGGCGAGCTCTACATCACCGGGCGTTTGAAGGAAGTCATCATCCTCAACGGGCGCAACATCTACCCTCAGGACGTGGAGTGGGCGATCCGGGAGACCGGCCCCGCCCTCGCGGCCGGTCACGGCGCGGTCTTCACCGTCGGAGCGGACCGGGAGCAGCTCGTAGTGATCCACGAGGCACGCCTTCCCCGGGCGGACACCGACCGCCTGCGGGAACTGGCCTGCGGCATCCAGACACTCGTCGGACAGGACTTCGACGTCCCCGCCGGCAACGTCGTCCTGGTACGCCCCGGCACCGTGCGCCGCACCACCAGCGGCAAGATCCAGCGCACCCTGATGCGCTCCCTGTTCCTGCGCGGCGAGATCACCCCGCTCCACGACGTCCTCGACCCGGCCGTCCGCGCCCTGATCACACCCTCCGAGGTGCCCAGCGGCGAGAGCGCCCCCACCATGGTGCGGAGCAGCTAG
- a CDS encoding AfsR/SARP family transcriptional regulator, translated as MRFRILGPLEITSSAAAEPVRPRAAKIRAVLATLLVRANEIVSVDSLIDELWGEHPPRTATTTLQVYVSQLRKLLHTADPEYGRDALVTRPPGYALHLDPAQLDLTVFEELHHNGQKALQRGDHAAAADLQRRALQLWRAPLASDTPHGALLARTAVRLAEVRAAALEQRMRAELRLGHHQRLIGELHSAVAEMPMREEFHMLLMTALYRAGRQAEALRIFAQLRQTLVAELAIEPGQPLQLLHQRILSGDTELLHPAPLPRAAEESAPQDTGPATPPETHLGQVPLPGRTPDRLPPRDPVFVGRSDELDRLGALLRDIPAGGCAAVAGAAGVGKTALAVAAGHELGDLFPDGRVFLELGGPRPADPAELLTRLLQRLGVDKPLPADVAGLRRVLDRLTADRRILLILDGAESLDRIRALLPATAGSTALVTCRRVPEGVTDRVLELDVLPQDEARRLFTAAAGRLIPQHGGETPVREIAALCEGLPLALRAAAARLASRPNWGPEMLAARLRGEQRRLAELSAAAPGFHDRLRSCYEETEPVLRRAFRLLGLVPVGPFDTRTAAAVLGEDVAKTGELLNALVAAQLLRRVAGGPEHGTHHRMHPLWRLLALECLASESPAAEARAATARLAKEFTGQLRDADGRTEKCGIHPLELFSRRQDGLVDVVRRCHAAGLWAQTVELADAMTGFLEARAAWDTWETCHALALEAARHQEDLGAEARLLRSLGDLAWQRRQLTEAGEFYERALLTADAAAAATERGRALVGLADLQLDAGGLEEAAALLSPALDAVADDPRGRYEAHRVLGLLALENVGAHAAEAHFADCLGLATTLRDPRLESYARRWLDRVQGQGHRPAGWSEVRPGVWRLAPCAN; from the coding sequence ATGCGTTTTCGGATTCTGGGTCCGCTGGAGATCACCTCGTCCGCGGCGGCCGAACCGGTCCGGCCCCGGGCGGCCAAGATCCGTGCGGTGCTCGCGACGTTGCTGGTCAGGGCGAACGAGATCGTCTCGGTGGACAGTCTCATCGACGAGTTGTGGGGCGAGCACCCGCCGCGCACCGCGACGACCACCCTGCAGGTCTACGTCTCGCAGCTGCGCAAGCTGCTGCACACCGCCGACCCGGAGTACGGGCGGGACGCGCTGGTCACCCGTCCGCCCGGGTACGCGCTGCACCTGGATCCCGCGCAGCTGGATCTGACGGTGTTCGAGGAACTGCACCACAACGGCCAGAAGGCACTGCAGCGCGGCGACCACGCCGCCGCCGCGGACCTGCAGCGCCGCGCGCTGCAGCTGTGGCGTGCCCCGCTGGCCTCCGACACCCCGCACGGCGCGCTGCTGGCGCGGACCGCGGTGCGGCTGGCCGAGGTCCGCGCCGCCGCCCTGGAGCAGCGCATGCGTGCCGAGCTGCGGCTCGGTCACCATCAGCGGCTGATCGGTGAACTCCACTCCGCCGTGGCCGAGATGCCGATGCGCGAGGAGTTCCACATGCTGCTGATGACGGCCCTGTACCGGGCCGGGCGGCAGGCGGAGGCGTTAAGGATCTTCGCGCAGCTGCGCCAGACTCTCGTCGCGGAACTCGCCATCGAACCGGGTCAGCCGCTGCAACTGCTCCACCAGCGGATCCTGTCGGGCGACACGGAACTGCTGCACCCCGCGCCGCTGCCCCGGGCCGCCGAGGAGAGCGCGCCGCAGGACACCGGGCCCGCGACCCCGCCGGAGACCCACCTCGGGCAGGTCCCGCTGCCCGGCCGGACACCGGACCGGCTGCCCCCGCGCGACCCGGTGTTCGTCGGCCGCTCCGACGAACTGGACCGGCTGGGCGCCCTGTTGCGCGACATCCCGGCCGGCGGCTGCGCGGCCGTCGCCGGCGCGGCCGGGGTCGGCAAGACGGCGCTGGCCGTCGCGGCCGGCCACGAGCTGGGCGACCTCTTCCCCGACGGCCGGGTCTTCCTCGAACTGGGCGGTCCGCGCCCGGCCGACCCGGCCGAACTGCTGACCCGCCTGCTGCAGCGGCTCGGGGTGGACAAGCCGCTGCCCGCCGACGTCGCCGGACTGCGCCGCGTCCTGGACCGGCTGACCGCCGACCGGCGGATCCTGCTCATCCTGGACGGCGCCGAATCCCTCGACCGCATACGGGCGTTGCTGCCGGCCACGGCGGGCAGCACCGCGCTGGTCACCTGCCGGCGGGTGCCGGAGGGGGTGACCGACCGGGTGCTGGAACTGGACGTCCTGCCCCAGGACGAGGCCCGCCGGCTGTTCACCGCGGCGGCCGGCCGGCTGATCCCGCAGCACGGCGGCGAGACACCGGTCCGGGAGATCGCCGCACTGTGCGAGGGACTGCCGCTGGCCCTGCGGGCCGCCGCGGCACGGCTGGCCTCCCGCCCCAACTGGGGCCCGGAGATGCTGGCCGCCCGGCTGCGCGGCGAACAGCGGCGGCTGGCCGAACTGAGCGCCGCCGCACCGGGTTTCCACGACCGGCTGCGCTCCTGCTACGAGGAGACGGAACCGGTGCTGCGGCGCGCCTTCCGCCTGCTGGGGCTCGTGCCCGTGGGCCCCTTCGACACCCGCACGGCCGCCGCGGTCCTCGGGGAGGACGTGGCCAAGACCGGTGAGCTGCTGAACGCCCTGGTCGCCGCGCAGCTGCTGCGCCGGGTGGCGGGCGGCCCGGAACACGGCACGCACCACCGGATGCATCCGCTGTGGCGGCTGCTGGCCCTGGAGTGCCTGGCCTCGGAGAGCCCGGCCGCGGAGGCGCGGGCGGCCACCGCCAGACTGGCGAAGGAGTTCACCGGACAGCTGCGCGACGCCGACGGCCGCACCGAGAAGTGCGGGATCCATCCGCTGGAGCTGTTCAGCCGCCGGCAGGACGGACTGGTGGACGTCGTACGACGGTGTCACGCGGCGGGCCTGTGGGCGCAGACGGTGGAACTCGCCGACGCCATGACCGGTTTCCTGGAGGCCCGGGCGGCCTGGGACACCTGGGAGACCTGCCACGCCCTGGCGCTGGAGGCGGCGCGCCACCAGGAGGACCTCGGCGCCGAGGCCCGGCTGCTGCGCTCGCTGGGCGACCTGGCCTGGCAGCGGCGGCAGCTCACCGAAGCCGGCGAGTTCTACGAGCGGGCACTGCTGACGGCCGACGCGGCCGCGGCCGCCACCGAACGCGGCCGGGCCCTGGTCGGCCTGGCCGACCTGCAGCTCGACGCGGGCGGCCTGGAGGAGGCCGCGGCCCTGCTGTCCCCCGCGCTCGACGCGGTGGCCGACGACCCCCGGGGCCGCTACGAGGCCCACCGGGTACTGGGCCTGCTGGCCCTGGAGAACGTCGGGGCGCACGCGGCCGAGGCGCACTTCGCCGACTGCCTGGGCCTTGCGACGACCCTGCGCGACCCGCGCCTGGAGTCCTACGCGCGGCGCTGGCTCGACCGTGTCCAGGGCCAGGGCCACCGCCCCGCCGGCTGGTCGGAGGTACGCCCCGGAGTGTGGCGCCTGGCCCCCTGCGCCAACTGA
- a CDS encoding Uma2 family endonuclease — protein MTEQSIYHHLREFREAFDKPEPLAWPEISHGQLLMMMSPKKQHQLVAHRLRVQLDPQLDPDLVLMLETDMEDAALGILRVPDLVVVDEEEATADSDAIDPRRCHLVIEIVSRSNPSNDYEGKLRDYPAMGVPHYLIVDPRDGSAVHHWAPVRRAGVASYDNRQHYTFPEAITVGAWKIDTAVLPRYSPDTGR, from the coding sequence ATGACGGAACAGAGCATCTACCACCACCTGCGAGAGTTCCGTGAGGCCTTCGACAAGCCCGAGCCACTGGCCTGGCCGGAGATCAGTCACGGCCAGCTGCTCATGATGATGAGTCCCAAGAAGCAGCATCAGCTGGTCGCTCACCGTTTGCGTGTCCAATTGGACCCACAGCTGGACCCGGACCTGGTCCTCATGCTCGAAACCGACATGGAGGACGCCGCACTCGGCATCCTGCGCGTCCCGGACCTTGTCGTGGTCGACGAGGAAGAGGCCACCGCCGACAGCGACGCGATCGATCCCCGCCGCTGCCACCTGGTGATCGAGATCGTCTCCCGTTCCAACCCCAGCAATGACTATGAGGGCAAACTGCGCGACTATCCGGCCATGGGGGTGCCGCACTACCTCATCGTCGACCCTCGGGACGGAAGCGCTGTCCACCACTGGGCGCCCGTGCGGCGGGCCGGCGTGGCCTCCTACGACAACAGGCAGCACTACACGTTCCCGGAGGCGATCACGGTCGGCGCCTGGAAGATCGACACGGCAGTTCTGCCGCGCTACAGCCCGGACACCGGACGATGA
- a CDS encoding helix-turn-helix domain-containing protein, which yields MSDAADLVRFWRRQRSMSQARLAELAGTGQAAISRIESGRDQPTLALLERIASALDCRLGITFTSDAEAAPRSDPAV from the coding sequence ATGAGCGACGCCGCGGACCTGGTGCGCTTCTGGCGCCGGCAGCGAAGCATGTCCCAGGCACGCCTGGCCGAGCTCGCCGGCACCGGCCAAGCGGCGATCTCCCGTATCGAATCCGGGCGGGACCAGCCCACTCTGGCGCTGCTGGAGCGCATCGCCTCCGCGCTGGACTGCCGGCTCGGCATCACGTTCACGTCCGACGCGGAAGCCGCGCCGCGGTCGGACCCGGCCGTCTGA
- a CDS encoding alkene reductase, whose protein sequence is MTTTQPLLQPVRLGALELANSVVMAPMTRARAQNAELAPTDLHATYYAQRAGAGLIVTEGTWVNADGVGMIHVPGIYTDTQTAGWAKVTEAVHEAGGRIVSQFGHLGAASHPDHLGGRVPAGPSAVNPGEKSFTPSGPKDTVTPRAYTAAEIAATVADYRRAAENARRAGFDGVEIHAQQSHLIPQFLNPRLNQRTDAYGGSSEKRAQFLLDILDAVGDVWGSDRVSVKMSPTWDNGGTFIADEEALADYDQLLKKLNDSNLAYLHLLGTPGTIEERVALFSRYRAHYQGNIVANLGFTQALGNEILDHGIVNAVSFAEPFIANPDLVERFAQGHPLADSDRDTYYAGQAEGYTDYPAFTAN, encoded by the coding sequence ATGACCACCACCCAGCCCCTGCTGCAGCCCGTCCGTCTCGGCGCTCTGGAACTCGCCAACAGCGTCGTCATGGCCCCCATGACCCGCGCCCGAGCCCAGAACGCCGAGCTGGCACCCACAGACCTGCACGCGACCTACTACGCGCAGCGCGCCGGCGCCGGCCTGATCGTCACCGAGGGAACCTGGGTCAACGCCGACGGGGTCGGTATGATCCACGTGCCCGGCATCTACACCGACACGCAGACCGCCGGCTGGGCGAAGGTCACCGAAGCCGTCCACGAGGCCGGCGGGCGGATCGTCTCCCAGTTCGGCCACCTCGGCGCGGCCTCCCACCCCGACCACCTCGGCGGCCGCGTGCCCGCCGGACCCTCGGCCGTCAACCCCGGCGAGAAGTCCTTCACCCCCTCCGGCCCGAAGGACACCGTCACCCCGCGCGCCTACACCGCCGCCGAGATCGCCGCCACCGTCGCCGACTACCGCCGCGCGGCCGAGAACGCCCGCCGCGCCGGCTTCGACGGCGTGGAAATCCACGCCCAGCAGTCCCACCTGATCCCGCAGTTTCTCAACCCGCGTCTCAACCAGCGCACCGACGCCTACGGAGGCAGCAGCGAGAAGCGGGCCCAGTTCCTCCTCGACATCCTCGACGCCGTCGGTGACGTGTGGGGCAGCGACCGCGTCAGTGTGAAGATGTCCCCGACCTGGGACAACGGAGGCACGTTCATCGCGGACGAGGAGGCACTCGCCGACTACGACCAGCTGCTCAAGAAGCTCAACGACAGCAACCTGGCCTACCTGCACCTCCTGGGCACCCCCGGCACCATCGAGGAGCGCGTCGCCCTCTTCTCCCGCTACCGCGCCCACTACCAGGGCAACATCGTCGCCAACCTCGGCTTCACCCAGGCCCTCGGCAACGAGATCCTCGACCACGGGATCGTCAACGCGGTCTCCTTCGCCGAACCCTTCATCGCCAACCCCGACCTGGTCGAGCGCTTCGCGCAGGGCCACCCGCTGGCCGACAGCGACCGGGACACCTACTACGCCGGTCAGGCCGAGGGCTACACCGACTACCCCGCCTTCACCGCCAACTGA
- a CDS encoding NADPH-dependent F420 reductase, translated as MKIGTLGAGTVARAIARHAVAHGHQVVLSNSRGPASLAGLADELGPLAHAGTTEEAAAAELVVLAVGWPQIPDAVTGLPPFDGRVVIDTTNQFASPPPPMKIADLGELTGSEHVASLLPGARVVKAFNTLYGQYIAADPRHRAGRQVLFLAGDDAGAKTTVKDLTAAFGFAPVDLGSLREGGRLMQLGGPLSGLHALKQD; from the coding sequence ATGAAGATCGGAACCCTCGGCGCCGGAACCGTCGCCCGGGCCATCGCCCGCCACGCCGTGGCCCACGGCCACCAGGTCGTACTGAGCAACAGCCGCGGCCCCGCCTCCCTGGCCGGCCTCGCCGACGAACTCGGACCGCTCGCCCACGCCGGCACCACGGAGGAAGCCGCCGCGGCGGAACTCGTCGTGCTCGCGGTCGGCTGGCCCCAGATCCCGGACGCGGTAACCGGCCTGCCACCCTTCGACGGGCGCGTCGTCATCGACACCACCAACCAGTTCGCCTCCCCGCCGCCGCCCATGAAGATCGCCGACCTGGGCGAGCTGACCGGCAGCGAACACGTCGCCTCACTGCTGCCCGGAGCCCGCGTCGTCAAGGCGTTCAACACCCTCTACGGCCAGTACATCGCCGCCGACCCGCGCCACCGGGCCGGACGCCAGGTGCTGTTCCTCGCCGGTGACGACGCCGGCGCCAAGACCACCGTCAAGGACCTCACCGCCGCCTTCGGTTTCGCCCCCGTGGACCTCGGCTCCCTGCGCGAGGGCGGACGTCTCATGCAACTCGGCGGCCCGCTCTCCGGCCTCCACGCCCTCAAACAGGACTGA
- a CDS encoding alcohol dehydrogenase catalytic domain-containing protein: MRAIAYDRHGRAGQVLRLSEQPAPAGPAAGQVRVRVLSRPVHPGDLAGVEGFPGAPRQRFATPRIPGLEGMGVIETVGDGVRELRAGQRVAFFPVPGAWSELVTAPADLVVPVPEGVGDETAALMLVNPLTLLSLLRAVEDAQHGQAGPVVQTAAGSSVGKLVGAAALRHGIPLVNLVRSATGAQALRQRFPGLPTISTADADWRTQVKDATGGRGAQVVLDAVGGSLTGELAGLLTDGGTLIAYGGLGSGSTPLESLALTPRALTVRGTSVLQWMTTRTPEERAEDVAFAALLAATAPELFEVAAGYDLADFAQAVDHARRPGKSGTVLLTSPAP; this comes from the coding sequence ATGCGCGCCATCGCCTACGACCGGCACGGCCGAGCCGGGCAGGTACTGCGCCTGAGCGAGCAGCCGGCCCCGGCGGGGCCCGCGGCCGGGCAGGTGCGGGTGCGGGTGCTGTCCCGGCCGGTCCACCCCGGCGACCTGGCGGGAGTGGAGGGCTTTCCGGGCGCGCCGCGGCAGCGGTTCGCCACGCCACGGATTCCCGGCTTGGAGGGAATGGGCGTCATCGAGACCGTCGGCGACGGTGTGCGGGAGCTGCGCGCCGGTCAGCGGGTGGCGTTCTTCCCGGTGCCGGGCGCGTGGAGCGAACTCGTCACGGCGCCGGCCGATCTCGTGGTGCCGGTTCCCGAGGGCGTCGGCGACGAGACCGCGGCTTTGATGCTGGTCAACCCGCTGACCCTGCTCTCCTTGCTGCGGGCGGTCGAGGACGCCCAGCACGGCCAGGCCGGTCCGGTGGTGCAGACGGCCGCCGGTTCGTCGGTGGGAAAGCTGGTCGGCGCCGCGGCACTCAGGCACGGCATCCCGCTGGTCAACCTGGTACGCAGCGCCACGGGGGCGCAGGCCCTGCGGCAGCGCTTCCCCGGACTGCCGACCATCTCCACGGCAGACGCGGACTGGCGCACTCAGGTCAAGGACGCGACCGGCGGCCGGGGCGCCCAGGTCGTACTGGACGCGGTGGGCGGATCCCTGACCGGTGAGCTGGCCGGACTGCTCACCGACGGCGGAACACTGATCGCCTATGGAGGCCTCGGTTCCGGCAGCACGCCGCTGGAGTCGCTCGCGCTGACCCCGCGGGCCCTGACCGTACGGGGCACGTCCGTCCTCCAGTGGATGACCACCCGCACGCCCGAGGAACGGGCCGAGGACGTCGCCTTCGCCGCCCTTCTGGCCGCGACCGCCCCGGAACTCTTCGAGGTCGCCGCCGGCTACGACCTCGCCGACTTCGCGCAGGCCGTCGACCATGCCCGCCGCCCCGGCAAGAGCGGAACCGTCCTGCTCACCAGCCCCGCACCCTGA
- a CDS encoding TetR/AcrR family transcriptional regulator, with product MPRITKQDKARNRQNILEAASRMFRSQGIDAVGIAELMKEAGLTHGGFYNHFASKNDLAVEVCSASYAISLGVLAQAIEDGPGQAGSPLERVVADYLSAAHRDDPDGGCPSVSLATDAGRHSEAVQSAYAEGVEGYLTGFTSELLREAEDKGHEPDPAEARLRAIRLLSEMVGALMLARAVHHVEPELSDEILQTGRSHALD from the coding sequence ATGCCGCGGATCACCAAGCAGGACAAGGCCCGCAACCGGCAGAACATCCTCGAAGCGGCGAGCCGCATGTTCCGCTCACAGGGCATCGACGCGGTCGGCATCGCCGAGCTGATGAAGGAAGCCGGACTCACCCACGGCGGCTTCTACAACCACTTCGCCTCCAAGAACGACCTGGCCGTGGAGGTGTGCAGCGCCTCCTACGCCATCTCGCTCGGGGTCCTGGCCCAGGCGATCGAGGACGGTCCGGGCCAGGCCGGCTCTCCGCTGGAGCGGGTCGTGGCCGACTATCTGTCCGCCGCGCACCGCGACGACCCGGACGGCGGCTGCCCCTCCGTCTCCCTGGCCACCGACGCCGGACGGCACAGCGAAGCCGTGCAGAGCGCGTACGCCGAAGGCGTCGAGGGATACCTCACCGGCTTCACCTCCGAGCTCCTGCGCGAAGCCGAGGACAAAGGCCACGAGCCCGACCCGGCCGAGGCCCGCCTCAGAGCCATCCGCCTGCTCAGCGAAATGGTCGGCGCGCTGATGCTCGCCCGCGCCGTACACCACGTCGAACCCGAGCTCTCCGACGAAATCCTGCAGACCGGCCGCAGCCACGCCCTCGACTGA
- a CDS encoding helix-turn-helix transcriptional regulator, with product MTTSITDVQLTNDRSTTSHPAAGHRYAYAARSASAAGRRTYTAHLNPERRIVAAEPDFSRRFGRTSADTCGRSLYELLHPSSPSYLDRHFTRLSEGRCNRFDERMIGLGDSGRVFSAGLTGIAVHDTTGGLAGIVVQVRPDQEGAAAEEPAVHSPERLLSKLDAQVLEGVAAGASTVQLAARLYLSRQGVEYHVGLMLRKLKAPNRAALVARAHSLGMLTVGHWPPRVPPEFIK from the coding sequence ATGACCACTAGCATCACGGATGTCCAGCTCACCAACGACCGGTCGACCACCTCGCACCCCGCGGCCGGACACCGGTACGCCTACGCCGCCCGTTCGGCGTCCGCGGCCGGCCGGCGCACCTACACCGCCCACCTCAATCCCGAACGGCGCATCGTCGCGGCCGAGCCCGACTTCTCCCGCCGGTTCGGACGTACCTCGGCCGACACCTGCGGCCGCAGCCTGTACGAACTGCTCCACCCGAGCTCCCCGTCCTATCTCGACCGGCACTTCACGCGCCTGTCGGAAGGCCGGTGCAACCGCTTCGACGAGCGGATGATCGGACTCGGTGACTCGGGACGTGTGTTCTCCGCCGGTCTCACCGGAATCGCGGTCCACGACACCACCGGCGGGCTCGCCGGCATCGTTGTCCAAGTACGCCCGGACCAGGAGGGCGCGGCCGCCGAGGAGCCGGCCGTCCACTCCCCCGAGCGGCTGCTGAGCAAGCTGGACGCGCAGGTCCTGGAGGGTGTCGCCGCCGGAGCCTCCACCGTGCAGCTCGCCGCGCGCCTCTACCTCAGCCGGCAGGGCGTCGAGTACCACGTCGGTCTCATGCTGCGGAAGCTCAAGGCTCCCAACCGGGCCGCCCTCGTCGCCCGCGCCCACTCCCTGGGCATGCTGACGGTGGGACACTGGCCGCCGCGTGTGCCGCCGGAGTTCATCAAGTAG